Proteins found in one Triticum urartu cultivar G1812 chromosome 4, Tu2.1, whole genome shotgun sequence genomic segment:
- the LOC125552482 gene encoding protein DETOXIFICATION 42-like, protein MEEGAAASMAVGEKRVAVDVPADAAAAANGHGPEEKAVEELPAPSALSGWPRTTGMYLFVMNIRSVFKLDELGSEVLRIAVPASLALAADPLASLVDTAFIGRLGSVEIAAVGVSIAIFNQVSKVCIYPLVSVTTSFVAEEDAIISKYLEENNSKDLEKAAHVHSDACNVPASGGETPVCANSCIPTECADLSNQGCKRRYIPSVTSALIVGSFLGLVQAVFLIFSAKVVLGIMGVKHDSPMLEPAVRYLTIRSLGAPAVLLSLAMQGVFRGFKDTKTPLYATVVGDATNIILDPILMFVCHMGVTGAAVAHVISQYLITMILICRLVQQVDVIPPSLKSLKFGRFLGCGFLLLARVVAVTFCVTLASSLAARDGPTIMAAFQICCQLWLATSLLADGLAVAGQAVLASAFAKNDTKKVIAATSRVLQLSIVLGMGLTVVLGLFMKFGAGVFTKDAAVIDVIHKGIPFVAGTQTINALAFVFDGINFGAQDYTYSAYSMVGVASISIPCLVYLSAHKGFIGIWVALTIYMSLRTVASTWRMGAARGPWAFLRK, encoded by the exons ATGGAGGAGGGCGCGGCGGCGAGCATGGCCGTGGGGGAGAAGCGGGTGGCCGTCGACGTTCCCGCAGACGCTGCCGCGGCGGCGAACGGGCACGGCCCGGAGGAGAAGGCCGTGGAGGAGCTGCCGGCGCCGTCTGCATTGTCCGGCTGGCCCAGGACGACAGGGATGTACCTCTTCGTCATGAACATCAG GAGCGTCTTCAAGCTCGACGAGCTCGGGTCAGAGGTGCTGCGCATTGCGGTGCCGGCGTCGCTTGCCTTGGCCGCCGATCCCCTCGCCTCCTTGGTGGACACAGCATTCATCGGCCGTCTAG GTTCGGTGGAGATAGCAGCTGTTGGTGTTTCTATTGCCATATTTAACCAAGTCTCCAAAGTCTGCATCTACCCGCTCGTTAGCGTAACAACATCATTCGTCGCTGAAGAAGATGCCATCATTAGCAAATACCTAGAAGAAAATAACAGCAAGGACCTTGAGAAAGCCGCTCATGTGCATTCAGATGCTTGCAATGTGCCCGCATCTG GTGGTGAGACGCCGGTGTGCGCTAATTCTTGTATACCCACAGAGTGTGCTGATCTCTCCAATCAAGGGTGCAAGAGAAGGTACATACCTTCTGTGACATCGGCTCTAATTGTTGGCTCATTTCTCGGGCTAGTCCAGGCCGTGTTCCTCATCTTTTCGGCGAAAGTTGTGTTGGGCATCATGGGTGTGAAACAT GACTCACCAATGCTAGAACCTGCGGTTCGATACCTAACGATCAGATCACTTGGCGCTCCCGCTGTTCTCCTGTCTCTGGCAATGCAGGGTGTTTTCCGAGGCTTCAAAGACACAAAGACACCGTTGTATGCTACCG TGGTTGGAGATGCAACAAATATCATCCTAGACCCAATTTTGATGTTTGTTTGCCACATGGGTGTCACTGGTGCAGCAGTTGCTCATGTCATTTCCCA GTACCTGATAACCATGATCTTGATATGTCGGCTCGTCCAGCAAGTTGATGTTATCCCACCGAGCCTTAAATCCCTGAAATTTGGGCGGTTTCTTGGGTGTG GATTCCTGCTGCTCGCGAGGGTGGTAGCGGTGACATTCTGCGTCACTCTGGCGTCGTCGCTGGCAGCCCGCGACGGACCAACCATCATGGCGGCCTTCCAGATCTGCTGCCAGCTCTGGCTCGCGACGTCGCTTCTCGCCGATGGGTTGGCCGTTGCTGGACAG GCAGTGCTCGCAAGCGCGTTCGCCAAGAACGATACCAAGAAGGTGATTGCCGCGACCTCTCGTGTTCTGCAG CTGAGCATTGTTCTGGGGATGGGCCTCACGGTGGTGCTTGGTCTCTTCATGAAGTTCGGCGCCGGCGTTTTCACAAAGGACGCCGCTGTGATCGACGTCATCCACAAAGGCATCCCG TTCGTCGCCGGCACGCAGACGATAAACGCCCTGGCGTTCGTGTTCGACGGCATCAACTTCGGAGCACAAGACTACACCTACTCTGCATACTCCATG GTTGGGGTGGCGTCCATATCCATACCGTGCCTGGTGTACCTCTCTGCGCACAAGGGATTCATCGGCATATGGGTCGCATTGACCATCTACATGAGCCTCAGGACCGTAGCCAGCACCTGGAG GATGGGGGCAGCGAGAGGGCCATGGGCTTTCCTCCGGAAGTGA
- the LOC125552481 gene encoding probable glucan 1,3-alpha-glucosidase, which translates to MDPPPRPRALPLAVPPLLLLLASPAALAWKRDEFRNCNQTPFCKRARTRAPHSLDAPLSLVAGSLAVSPEGSLTAELSHPSRPRPLLLRLSALPPHALRLQIDEDYSANTPPSRRFHVPDVLLPDVDSRALHLSKPKTVGGASTVALSSDLDVVVKHDPFELTVRRAGSGDPVLSFNSHGLFDFEPLQESKPEGETWEEQLRSHTDTRPRGPQSITFDVSFYGADFVYGLPEHGSTSLALRPTRGPGVEESEPYRLFNLDVFEYLHESPFGLYGSIPFMIAHGASASSGFFWLNAAEMQIDVLAPGWDGAASTENGRIDTLWMAEAGVVDAFFFVGSEPKDVIKQYISVTGTPSMPQQFAVAYHQCRWNYRDEEDVAGVDAGFDEHDIPYDVLWLDIEHTDGKRYFTWDRSAFPNPEEMQRKIADKGRKMVTIVDPHMKRDSGYHIHEEATAKGYYVQDASGKDYDGWCWPGSSSYPDMLNPEIRDWWADKFSYQNYKGSTPTLYIWNDMNEPSVFNGPEVTMPRDALHNGDVEHRELHNAYGYYFHMATSDGLLKRGEGKDRPFVLSRAFFAGSQRYGAVWTGDNTADWDHLKSSIPMVLTLGLTGMTFSGADVGGFFGNPEPDLLVRWYQVGAFYPFFRGHAHHDTKRREPWLFGERRTALMREAIHMRYSLLPYYYTLFQEASVTGVPVMRPLWLEFPDDKETYNNGEAFMVGPSILAQGIYEEGQKSVSVYLPGTELWYDLRNGSPYKGSVSHKLQVSEDSIPSFQRSGTIVPRKDRFRRSSTQMVNDPYTLVIALNSSGSAEGELYVDDGKSYDYQQGAFIHRRFVFADNKLTSINIAPDSLGKKVYSTECVIERIIVLGLSSGAKKAIIEPGNQEVEIDLGPISLRSGSKSVAPTVRRPNVRVVDDWTIRIA; encoded by the exons ATGGATCCCCCGCCGCGGccgcgcgccctccccctcgccgtcccccccctcctcctcctgctcgCCTCCCCCGCCGCGCTCGCCTGGAAGAGGGACGAGTTCCGCAACTGCAACCAGACCCCCTTCTGCAAGCGCGCCCGCACCCGCGCCCCGCACTCCCTCGACGCGCCGCTCTCCCTCGTCGCCGGCTCCCTCGCCGTCTCCCCCGAGGGCTCCCTCACCGCCGAGCTCTCCCACCCCTCCCGCCCCCGCccgctcctcctccgcctctcCGCGCTGCCCCCGCACGCCCTCCGCCTCCAGATCGACGAGGACTACTCGGCCAACACCCCGCCCAGCCGCCGCTTCCACGTCCCCGACGTCCTCCTCCCCGACGTCGACTCCCGCGCGCTCCACCTCTCCAAGCCCAAGACCGTCGGCGGCGCCTCCACCGTCGCGCTCTCCTCCGACCTCGACGTCGTCGTCAAGCACGATCCCTTCGAGCTGACCGTCCGCCGAGCTggctcgggcgaccccgtgctcTCCTTCAACTCCCACGGCCTCTTCGACTTCGAGCCGCTGCAGGAGTCAAAGCCCGAGGGCGAGACCTGGGAGGAGCAGTTGAGGAGCCACACCGACACGCGCCCCCGCGGCCCGCAGTCGATCACCTTCGACGTCTCCTTCTATGGTGCCGACTTCGTGTATGGCCTCCCCGAGCACGGCTCCACATCGCTCGCCCTCCGTCCCACACGCGGCCCGGGGGTTGAGGAGTCCGAGCCTTACCGCCTCTTCAACCTCGATGTGTTCGAGTATCTCCACGAATCGCCCTTTGGGCTGTATGGGTCGATCCCCTTCATGATTGCACATGGTGCAAGTGCATCTTCAGGATTCTTCTGGCTTAATGCCGCGGAGATGCAGATTGATGTGCTTGCACCAGGGTGGGATGGCGCGGCATCAACGGAGAATGGGAGAATTGACACGCTGTGGATGGCTGAGGCTGGTGTGGTTGATGCGTTCTTCTTTGTTGGTTCTGAGCCGAAGGATGTGATCAAGCAGTACATCAGTGTTACAGGTACGCCCTCCATGCCACAGCAGTTTGCAGTGGCATATCACCAGTGCCGGTGGAACTACAGGGACGAGGAGGATGTTGCTGGAGTGGATGCTGGGTTTGATGAGCATGATATTCCATATGACGTGCTCTGGCTCGACATTGAACACACTGATGGCAAGCGATATTTCACATGGGACCGTTCCGCATTCCCGAACCCAGAGGAGATGCAGCGGAAGATAGCAGATAAGGGGAGGAAGATGGTAACTATTGTAGACCCACATATGAAGAGGGACAGTGGTTACCACATCCATGAGGAAGCTACTGCCAAAGGTTACTATGTTCAAGATGCAAGCGGGAAGGACTACGATGGGTGGTGCTGGCCTGGGTCATCATCATATCCTGACATGTTGAATCCTGAAATACGGGACTGGTGGGCTGACAAGTTCTCCTATCAAAACTACAAGGGATCAACTCCAACGCTGTACATTTGGAATGACATGAACGAGCCATCAGTCTTCAACGGCCCTGAG GTCACCATGCCTAGGGATGCATTACATAATGGTGATGTTGAACATCGAGAACTGcacaatgcatatgggtactacTTCCATATGGCTACATCAGATGGGCTTCTCAAGCGAGGTGAGGGTAAAGACAGGCCCTTTGTTTTGTCAAGGGCCTTCTTTGCTGGAAGTCAACGGTATGGGGCAGTTTGGACCGGTGACAACACTGCAGATTGGGATCACCTTAAATCTTCTATTCCGATGGTTTTAACTCTTGGTCTTACTGGCATGACCTTCTCTG GTGCGGATGTTGGTGGATTCTTTGGCAATCCTGAGCCTGACCTATTGGTGCGTTGGTACCAAGTAGGAGCTTTTTATCCTTTCTTTAGAGGTCATGCTCACCATGACACCAAGAGGCGGGAGCCATGGTTATTTGG AGAGCGAAGAACTGCCCTCATGAGGGAGGCAATACATATGCGGTATTCATTGTTGCCCTACTATTACACTCTGTTCCAAGAGGCTAGTGTAACTGGTGTTCCTGTTATGCGTCCTTTGTGGTTGGAATTTCCTGATGACAAGGAAACATATAATAATGGTGAGGCTTTTATGGTTGGGCCAAGCATTTTGGCCCAAGGAATTTACGAAGAG GGCCAGAAATCAGTGTCGGTTTACCTTCCTGGAACGGAGTTATGGTATGACTTGAGAAATGGATCACCATACAAGGGAAGTGTGTCACACAAGCTGCAAGTTTCAGAAGATAGCATACCAAGCTTCCAAAGGTCAGGCACAATTGTGCCAAGAAAGGATAGATTCAGGCGCAGTTCTACTCAGATGGTGAACGATCCATACACCCTG GTGATAGCCCTCAATAGCTCGGGTTCTGCAGAAGGTGAACTTTATGTGGATGATGGGAAAAGTTATGATTATCAGCAAGGGGCATTCATCCATCGGCGTTTTGTATTTGCAGACAATAAACTAACTTCAATCAATATTGCGCCTGATAGTCTGGGCAAGAAGGTGTATTCAACTGAGTGTGTGATTGAAAGAATTATAGTGCTTGGGTTATCATCGggagcaaagaaggctatcattGAACCTGGGAACCAAGAAGTGGAAATTGATCTGGGACCGATTAGTTTAAGGAGTGGTTCAAAGTCTGTTGCGCCAACAGTCAGGAGGCCCAATGTTCGTGTTGTAGATGATTGGACGATAAGGATCGCATGA